Proteins from a single region of Eretmochelys imbricata isolate rEreImb1 chromosome 20, rEreImb1.hap1, whole genome shotgun sequence:
- the BLOC1S1 gene encoding biogenesis of lysosome-related organelles complex 1 subunit 1 — protein sequence MTRAERAAGRAMLSRLLREHQAQQSERREQQERRRREAIAAATCLTEALTDHLNVGVAQAYVNQRKLDHEVKTLQIQAAQFAKQTGQWINMVENFNQALKEIGDVENWARSIELDMRTIATALEYLYKGQLQPSSS from the exons ATGACCCGCGCGGAGCGGGCGGCCGGCCGGGCGATGCTGTCCCGGCTGCTGCGCGAGCACCAGGCCCAGCAGAGCGAGCGCCGCGAGCAGCAAG AGCGGAGACGGCGAGAGGCCATTGCTGCAGCCACGTGCCTGACCGAGGCCCTGACGGATCACCTGAACGTAGG ggtggCCCAGGCCTACGTGAACCAGAGGAAGCTGGACCACGAGGTGAAGACGCTGCAGATCCAAGCCGCCCAATTTGCCAAGCAGACAGGCCAGTGGATCAACATGGTAGAGAACTTCAACCAGGCGCTCAAG GAGATTGGCGACGTGGAGAACTGGGCGCGCAGCATCGAGCTGGACATGCGGACCATCGCCACCGCCCTGGAGTACCTGTACAAGGGGCAGCTGCAGCCCTCCAGCTCCTGA
- the RDH5 gene encoding retinol dehydrogenase 5: MWLYVGLVALVWGLAWYLRDRQTLASVQDKHVFITGCDSGFGHMLARRLDRKGFRVLAGCLTQKGADNLQRTSSAGLRATRLDVTSTESIQRAVEWVQAAVGEKGLFGLVNNAGVANPIGPTEWMRVQDFQQVLAVNTFGLIEVTLAFLPLLKRARGRVVNMSSVLGRLSANGGGYCISKYTVEAFSDSLRRDMYHFGVRVSIIEPGFFKTAVTSLDTIEASLHQLWSELAPEARQSYGEDFFPQYLKVQRLIMDFICDPDLSKVTSCMEHALQAKHPRTRYSAGWDAKLLWLPASYLPAVVVDVVLATILPKPACRVR, encoded by the exons ATGTGGCTCTACGTGGGGCTGGTGGCCCTggtgtgggggctggcctggtaCCTGCGGGACCGCCAGACCCTGGCCAGCGTCCAGGACAAGCACGTCTTCATCACAGGCTGCGATTCGGGCTTCGGGCACATGCTGGCCAGGCGGCTGGACAGGAAGGGCTTCCGGGTGCTGGCCGGCTGCCTGACCCAGAAGGGGGCCGACAACCTGCAGCGCACCAGCTCAGCCGGCCTGCGGGCCACCCGGCTCGACGTCACCAGCACCGAGAGCATCCAGCGGGCCGTGGAGTGGGTGCAGGCGGCGGTGGGGGAGAAAG GGCTCTTCGGGCTGGTGAACAACGCGGGGGTGGCGAACCCCATCGGCCCCACCGAGTGGATGCGGGTCCAGGATTTCCAGCAGGTCCTGGCCGTCAACACCTTCGGTCTCATCGAGGTGACCCTCGCCTTCCTGCCACTGCTGAAGCGGGCGCGGGGCCGCGTGGTCAACATGTCCAGCGTGCTGGGGCGGCTCTCGGCCAACGGGGGCGGGTACTGCATCTCCAAGTACACCGTGGAGGCCTTCTCCGACAGCCTGCG GCGCGACATGTACCATTTTGGGGTGCGGGTGTCCATCATCGAGCCCGGGTTCTTCAAGACAGCCGTGACCAGCCTGGACACCATCGAGGCCTCCCTGCACCAGCTGTGGAGCGAACTGGCACCCGAGGCCAGGCAGAGCTACGGGGAGGATTTCTTCCCGCagt accTGAAGGTGCAGCGGCTCATCATGGACTTCATCTGCGACCCTGACCTGAGCAAGGTGACCAGCTGCATGGAGCACGCGCTGCAGGCCAAGCACCCACGTACACGGTACAGCGCCGGCTGGGACGCCAAGCTGCTCTGGCTGCCTGCCTCCTACCTGCCGGCGGTCGTGGTGGATGTTGTGCTGGCCACGATCTTGCCGAAGCCGGCCTGCCGTGTCCGCTAG
- the CD63 gene encoding CD63 antigen, giving the protein MALEGGMRCVKFLVFFFNFLFWLCGIALIVIGIYVQIELNKTLIMSSPSASGAPIVIIVVGVVIFFVSFFGCCGASKENYCMVTTFAILLTCIFLVEIAAAIAGYIFKDKVRTVLQDGLEDAMKKYGNDSLVTQTLDELQRKYSCCGANNYTDWSTIEPFKSNHSVPASCCWANATVPTCYLRPTPATINVQGCAQSIEAWLKKHIVIVAAVALGIAFFELLGIIFACCLMKGIRSGYEVM; this is encoded by the exons ATGGCGTTGGAAGGCGGCATGAGATGCGTCAAGTTCCTGGTTTTCTTCTTCAACTTCTTGTTCTGG ctctgcggcATCGCCCTCATCGTCATCGGGATCTACGTGCAGATCGAGCTCAACAAGACGCTGATCATGAGCAGCCCTTCGGCCTCGGGCGCCCCCATCGTCATCATCGTCGTGGGCGTCGTCATCTTCTTTGTCTCCTTCTTTGGGTGCTGCGGGGCCTCGAAGGAGAATTACTGCATGGTCACCACG TTCGCCATCCTGCTCACCTGTATCTTCCTGGTGGAGATCGCAGCTGCCATTGCCGGGTAcatcttcaaggacaag gtCCGCACTGTGCTCCAGGACGGCCTGGAGGACGCCATGAAGAAATATGGCAACGACTCGCTGGTAACCCAGACCCTGGACgaactgcagaggaaa TATTCCTGCTGCGGGGCCAATAACTACACGGACTGGTCCACCATCGAACCGTTCAAAAGCAACCACAGTGTCCCTGCATCCTGCTGCTGGGCAAACGCCACTGTGCCCACGTGCTACCTCAGACCCACGCCTGCCACCATCAACGTCCAA GGCTGTGCGCAGAGCATCGAGGCCTGGCTGAAGAAACACATCGTCATCGTGGCAGCCGTGGCGCTGGGCATCGCCTTCTTCGAG CTCCTGGGCATCATCTTCGCCTGCTGCCTCATGAAGGGGATCCGCAGCGGCTACGAGGTCATGTAG